Proteins found in one Triticum urartu cultivar G1812 chromosome 4, Tu2.1, whole genome shotgun sequence genomic segment:
- the LOC125551123 gene encoding probable serine/threonine-protein kinase PBL8, giving the protein MGNCGTREENAVVAAHAQVQQLHLLQHSAKNALADRKHNRTFSDISDPSTPGKIEDTKDISIYNNVIAFTLFELETITKSFRADYVLGEGGFGTVYKGYIDENVRVGLKSLPVAVKVLNKDGHQGHREWLTEVNFLGQLRHPNLVKLIGYCCEDDHRLLVYEFMFRGSLENHLFRKTASPLPWATRMSIALGAAKGLACLHNAERPVIYRDFKTSNILLDSDYTAKLSDFGLAKAGPEGDETHVSTRVMGTYGYAAPEYVMTGHLTARSDVYSFGVVLLELLTGRKSIDKSRSSREHSLVDWACPKLNDKRRLLQIIDPRLEGQYSVRAAHKACSLAYYCLSQNPKARPLMSDVVETLEPLQLQGSDASFQSIHVPDYRIHRRLTGNNVHYRAIPNPKCAPAAVPACRVR; this is encoded by the exons aTGGGCAACTGCGGCACGCGGGAGGAGAATGCCGTCGTCGCCGCGCACGCGCAAG TTCAGCAGCTGCACTTGCTGCAACATTCTGCCAAGAATGCTCTTGCAGATAGGAAGCACAACCGGACCTTTTCAGACATAAGTGATCCTTCAACGCCTGGCAAAATTGAAGATACCAAGGACATTTCTATATACAACAATGTGATTGCCTTCACATTGTTTGAGCTTGAAACAATCACAAAGAGCTTTCGTGCCGATTATGTTCTTGGTGAAGGAGGCTTTGGGACTGTTTACAAGGGTTATATAGACGAGAATGTCCGGGTTGGCCTGAAATCGCTGCCTGTTGCTGTCAAGGTGCTCAACAAAGATGGACATCAAGGACACAGAGAATGGCTT ACTGAGGTTAATTTCCTGGGGCAGCTAAGGCATCCAAATCTAGTTAAGTTGATTGGATATTGCTGTGAAGATGATCACCGGCTGCTTGTCTACGAGTTCATGTTTCGAGGAAGTCTAGAAAATCATTTATTTCGAA AGACAGCATCCCCTTTACCCTGGGCTACTAGGATGTCTATAGCTTTGGGAGCTGCCAAAGGGTTGGCTTGCCTCCACAATGCTGAAAGGCCTGTTATCTACAGAGATTTCAAGACCTCGAACATTCTGCTAGACTCT GATTATACTGCCAAGCTGTCTGACTTTGGCTTGGCAAAAGCTGGACCAGAAGGTGATGAGACCCATGTATCGACGAGAGTGATGGGAACATATGGTTATGCTGCCCCTGAATATGTGATGACTG GCCACTTGACTGCTAGAAGCGATGTCTACAGCTTTGGCGTCGTCCTTCTGGAGCTGCTCACAGGGCGCAAGTCCATCGACAAGTCACGGTCCAGCAGGGAGCACAGCCTGGTCGACTGGGCCTGCCCCAAGCTGAATGACAAGAGGAGGCTTCTgcagatcattgatccgaggctCGAGGGGCAGTACTCAGTCAGAGCGGCTCACAAGGCTTGCAGCCTGGCATACTACTGCCTGAGCCAGAACCCCAAGGCGAGGCCGCTGATGAGCGACGTGGTGGAGACCCTTGAGCCACTGCAGTTGCAGGGCAGCGATGCAAGCTTTCAGTCCATCCATGTCCCTGACTACAGGATTCACCGTAGGCTAACGGGGAACAATGTCCACTACAGGGCCATCCCAAACCCGAAATGCGCCCCGGCTGCCGTCCCGGCGTGCAGGGTGCGGTGA
- the LOC125551125 gene encoding uncharacterized protein LOC125551125: MAHHAPSNSLILFLVLTSIQAGRGATSRPSPAPAGYVPVRAVVYRSVALPAATVAAAGDEAPGGGSYEPFQLCMGCRCCAAAGSGGASSSCVDTRCCYAIDCNVPGKPFGVCAFSPRTCGCGAGAGNNCTAT; the protein is encoded by the coding sequence ATGGCGCACCACGCGCCGTCCAACTCTCTCATACTCTTCCTGGTCCTCACTTCCATCCAAGCCGGCAGAGGTGCGACGTCGCGTCCATCGCCGGCGCCGGCGGGATACGTGCCGGTTCGCGCCGTGGTGTACCGATCGGTGGCGCTCCCGGCCGCGACGGTAGCCGCCGCCGGGGACGAGGCGCCGGGCGGAGGAAGTTACGAGCCGTTCCAGCTGTGCATGGGGTGCCGGTGCTGCGCGGCGGCAGGGAGCGGCGGCGCGAGCAGCTCATGCGTGGACACGCGGTGCTGCTACGCCATCGACTGCAACGTCCCCGGCAAGCCCTTCGGCGTCTGCGCCTTCTCCCCCCGCACATGCGGCTGCGGCGCCGGCGCCGGCAACAACTGCACCGCCACCTAG
- the LOC125551124 gene encoding bifunctional bis(5'-adenosyl)-triphosphatase/adenylylsulfatase FHIT-like, with protein MEEPPPQYKFGPYKIDAREVFHATPLSYAMVNLRPLLPGHVLVCPKCEVKRFADLSSDETSDLWVTAKEVGAKLEQYHKASSITFAIQDGPQAGQTVAHVHIHVIPRKKGDFEKNDEIYDAIDVKEKEMKEKLDLDVERKDRSMEEMAHEATEYRALFS; from the exons ATGGAGGAGCCGCCGCCGCAGTACAAGTTCGGGCCGTACAAGATCGACGCGAGGGAGGTCTTCCACGCCACGCCCCTCTCCTACGCCATGGTCAACCTCCGCCCCCTCCTCCCTGGT CATGTCCTCGTGTGCCCCAAATGCGAGGTGAAACGATTTGCTGATCTAAGTTCTGATGAGACTAGTGATTTGTGGGTAACTGCAAAAGAAGTTGGTGCAAAGCTCGAGCAGTACCACAAAGCTTCTTCCATCACATTCGCAATTCAG GATGGTCCTCAGGCTGGCCAAACAGTTGCCCATGTCCACATCCACGTCATCCCCAGGAAGAAAGGAGATTTTGAGAAAAACGATGAAATATATGATGCG ATTGACGTGAAAGAGAAGGAAATGAAGGAGAAGCTTGACCTGGACGTTGAAAGAAAAGATAGAAGCATGGAAGAAATGGCTCATGAGGCCACCGAGTACCGCGCCCTTTTCTCCTAG